One stretch of Pseudomonas sp. NC02 DNA includes these proteins:
- a CDS encoding low affinity iron permease family protein — protein MKFSAISQSLSRWAGSARTFYAAVGLILLWSLSGPYFHYNDTWQLIINTSTTIITFLMVFLIQNTQNRDNDILHIKIDELLRATKDAQNAVLSLDGLDRKELEKLRKEYKTIGDSETITVTTLVTETTDDNGRSKTDLNQA, from the coding sequence ATGAAATTCTCCGCCATCTCACAATCCCTGTCCCGCTGGGCAGGCAGCGCCCGCACGTTCTACGCGGCGGTGGGATTGATCCTCCTGTGGAGTCTGAGCGGGCCCTATTTCCACTACAACGACACGTGGCAGCTGATCATCAACACCTCCACCACCATCATCACCTTCCTGATGGTGTTCCTGATCCAGAACACGCAAAACCGCGACAACGATATTTTGCATATCAAGATTGACGAGTTGCTGCGCGCCACCAAAGATGCACAAAACGCCGTATTGAGCCTGGACGGCCTGGACCGCAAGGAACTGGAGAAACTGCGCAAGGAGTACAAGACCATCGGCGACAGCGAAACCATCACTGTGACGACCTTGGTTACCGAAACAACGGATGACAATGGCCGGTCCAAGACGGACCTGAACCAGGCATAA
- a CDS encoding MFS transporter translates to MKPRLHCARLALFLCGCAAFLNLYATQSILQTLAANFEVSARAAGWSITVTTLAVALTAPFVSRLTGRFEQRTVISAASLLLALPALMTAYASSFAELLVWRFIEGMLIPVVFATSVAYIGDRWRGGTVTEVTSLYVAGTVLGGFAGRFVTGVMTEYVGWREAFELLAVLSLMVGGFIQFLLPGNPPRVARPSTTWADVLGTPLLAAYAVGFCVLFSQVATFTYAGLYLSQAPFDLGPAALGTIYMVFLLALVVIPVAGRLSKSRPQSELLTAAAVLGVCGSGLTLLPSLWCIVLGLALSSTGVFLAQAAASAFTTATARHNKAGAVGLYLTCYYLGGSFGAIVPALIWGRWGWVGCVALIIGFQLLSLLIALAGWKPLQPELSKTS, encoded by the coding sequence ATGAAACCGCGCCTGCATTGTGCCCGTCTTGCCCTGTTCCTGTGTGGCTGCGCGGCGTTTCTCAACCTCTACGCCACCCAGAGCATTTTGCAGACGCTTGCCGCCAACTTTGAGGTGAGCGCCAGGGCGGCCGGTTGGAGCATTACCGTCACCACCTTGGCGGTAGCGCTGACCGCGCCCTTTGTCAGCCGCCTGACCGGGCGTTTTGAGCAACGCACGGTGATCTCGGCGGCCTCGCTGTTGCTGGCGTTGCCGGCTTTGATGACTGCCTATGCCAGCAGCTTCGCCGAACTGCTGGTGTGGCGCTTTATCGAAGGCATGCTGATCCCCGTGGTGTTTGCCACCAGCGTGGCTTATATCGGTGATCGCTGGCGCGGCGGCACCGTCACCGAAGTCACCAGCCTCTACGTGGCCGGCACCGTGCTCGGCGGGTTTGCCGGGCGCTTCGTCACCGGCGTGATGACCGAGTACGTCGGCTGGCGCGAAGCCTTTGAACTGTTGGCAGTGTTGAGCCTGATGGTGGGCGGATTTATCCAGTTCCTGCTGCCGGGCAATCCGCCCCGAGTCGCACGACCTTCAACCACCTGGGCCGACGTGCTCGGCACGCCGTTGCTGGCAGCCTACGCCGTAGGATTTTGCGTGCTGTTCTCCCAAGTGGCGACGTTTACCTACGCTGGCCTTTACCTCAGCCAGGCCCCGTTCGACCTTGGCCCGGCGGCGCTGGGCACGATCTACATGGTGTTCCTGCTGGCCCTGGTGGTCATTCCCGTTGCCGGGCGCCTGAGCAAATCCCGCCCGCAATCCGAACTGCTGACGGCGGCTGCGGTGCTTGGCGTTTGTGGCTCGGGCCTGACCTTGCTGCCATCCCTGTGGTGCATCGTACTGGGCCTGGCCCTCAGCTCCACGGGCGTGTTCCTCGCCCAGGCCGCCGCCAGCGCCTTCACCACCGCCACCGCCCGCCACAACAAGGCCGGTGCCGTGGGCCTGTACCTCACCTGCTATTACCTGGGCGGCAGCTTCGGCGCCATCGTCCCGGCGCTGATCTGGGGGCGTTGGGGTTGGGTGGGGTGTGTGGCGCTGATCATCGGTTTCCAGCTACTGTCGTTGCTGATCGCCCTGGCGGGCTGGAAGCCCCTCCAACCTGAACTGAGCAAGACCTCATGA
- a CDS encoding LysR family transcriptional regulator — MLDLRKLRYFLTVAEELHFGRAAIRLHLAQPPLTRQISALETELGFRLFDRTSRTVSLTPQGRAFLPYARAVLEQVDLAEVIAGKLAAGAAGQLALGYVSSIALSDLFSQAIQAFAQRFPDVQLTLVECASGSLGAQVADGRLDIGLSRLLPQDGQTEVQALSLGEERLVAAVSSDSPLANQAEVSLAQLSGYPLILFPADYGSGLNQSIEQLYRHKGLPLRAGPSGRQITSIIALVAAGQGVALVPECTQSLMNKGVTYRPLVDAEAYARLLVLTRSGASSLMVTAFLTVIDELLQARQKA, encoded by the coding sequence ATGCTCGACCTACGCAAGCTGCGTTACTTTCTGACCGTCGCCGAAGAATTGCACTTCGGCCGAGCGGCCATTCGCCTGCACCTGGCCCAGCCGCCGTTGACCCGGCAGATTTCCGCGCTGGAGACTGAGCTGGGATTTCGCCTGTTCGACCGCACCAGTCGCACGGTTTCGCTCACTCCCCAGGGGCGCGCGTTCCTGCCCTACGCACGGGCGGTGCTGGAGCAGGTCGACCTCGCTGAAGTCATCGCGGGCAAACTGGCGGCGGGTGCCGCCGGGCAACTGGCGCTGGGTTACGTCAGTTCGATAGCCCTGTCGGACTTGTTCAGCCAGGCGATTCAAGCCTTCGCCCAACGCTTTCCCGATGTGCAACTGACGCTGGTGGAATGCGCCTCCGGCAGCCTGGGCGCACAGGTGGCTGATGGCCGCCTGGATATCGGCCTGAGCCGGTTACTGCCCCAGGACGGTCAGACTGAGGTGCAAGCGTTGTCGTTGGGTGAGGAGCGGCTGGTGGCGGCGGTGTCCAGCGACAGCCCGTTGGCCAACCAGGCCGAGGTCAGCCTGGCGCAGTTGAGTGGGTACCCGTTGATTTTGTTCCCAGCCGATTATGGCTCGGGGCTTAACCAGTCCATTGAGCAGCTTTATCGGCACAAAGGTTTGCCACTAAGGGCCGGGCCGTCGGGACGGCAAATTACCTCGATCATTGCACTGGTGGCGGCGGGACAAGGTGTGGCGCTGGTGCCGGAATGTACGCAGAGTTTGATGAACAAGGGCGTGACGTATCGGCCGTTGGTGGACGCGGAAGCGTATGCACGGCTGCTCGTTCTTACGCGTAGCGGCGCAAGCAGCTTGATGGTCACGGCATTTCTCACGGTAATTGATGAGTTGCTGCAGGCTCGTCAGAAAGCCTGA
- a CDS encoding methylated-DNA--[protein]-cysteine S-methyltransferase: MSYEYKYMPSPVGQLTLVARDGKLTAILWEKERPNRVRLGALQEASNSPVLLETERQLKEYFAGARNRFELELDFAGTDFQKKVWQALLTIPFGETRSYSQIAAQIGNPKAVRAVGAANGRNPISIVAPCHRVIGASGGLTGFAGGLEAKQYLLALEDHG; encoded by the coding sequence ATGTCCTACGAATACAAATACATGCCCTCCCCCGTCGGCCAACTGACCCTCGTGGCCCGTGACGGAAAACTCACCGCCATCCTCTGGGAAAAAGAGCGGCCCAATCGCGTTCGCCTGGGTGCCCTGCAAGAAGCCAGCAACAGCCCGGTACTGCTGGAGACCGAGCGACAGTTGAAGGAGTACTTCGCCGGTGCCCGCAATCGTTTCGAGCTGGAACTGGACTTCGCCGGCACCGACTTCCAGAAGAAAGTCTGGCAGGCGCTGTTGACCATCCCGTTCGGAGAGACCCGCAGCTACAGCCAGATCGCTGCGCAGATAGGCAACCCCAAGGCCGTGCGTGCCGTCGGCGCCGCCAACGGGCGCAATCCGATTTCGATTGTTGCGCCGTGCCATCGGGTGATTGGTGCGTCGGGTGGCTTGACCGGGTTCGCCGGCGGGCTTGAGGCCAAGCAGTATCTGCTGGCGCTGGAGGATCACGGCTGA
- a CDS encoding type II toxin-antitoxin system HicA family toxin, producing MDSRYLIGHIVADGWYLVRIRGSHHHFKHPTKPGLVTIPHPKKDLLDKTAKSILKQALLS from the coding sequence GTGGACAGCCGATATTTGATAGGTCACATCGTTGCGGATGGCTGGTATCTGGTGCGAATCAGAGGCAGCCATCATCATTTCAAGCACCCGACAAAGCCGGGGCTCGTGACGATTCCCCATCCTAAAAAGGACCTGCTGGACAAGACCGCAAAGAGCATTTTGAAACAAGCTCTGCTCAGCTAA
- a CDS encoding type II toxin-antitoxin system HicB family antitoxin, giving the protein MLYPIAISTGDEDHAWGVEVPDIPGCFSAGDDLDDAMAMAREAIEGHFEILAEDGAPIPTAQKVTLHAANPQYAGCTWAVVDIDVTKYLGKAQKLNITLPGYLLNRIDEYVLHHPEEKSRSGFLASAALKVLQQDR; this is encoded by the coding sequence ATGCTGTACCCAATCGCAATTTCAACCGGTGACGAGGACCATGCCTGGGGTGTGGAAGTCCCGGATATTCCCGGTTGCTTCTCAGCTGGAGATGATCTGGACGACGCCATGGCCATGGCCCGCGAAGCGATCGAAGGCCACTTCGAGATCCTCGCAGAAGACGGTGCGCCCATTCCTACAGCACAGAAAGTCACCCTCCATGCCGCCAACCCGCAATATGCCGGCTGCACGTGGGCGGTGGTGGATATTGATGTGACCAAGTACCTGGGCAAGGCACAGAAACTCAATATCACGTTGCCCGGCTATCTGCTGAACCGCATTGACGAATACGTCCTGCATCATCCGGAAGAAAAAAGCCGTTCGGGCTTTCTTGCGTCTGCTGCCCTCAAGGTATTGCAACAAGACCGGTAA